TTGCGCCCAATCACTTCATCGCGGGAGTAACCTGTCATCCGCTCAAAGCCTGAATTGCAGTAAATGAGAGGTCTACCCGGTTTGGTTGCATCGGCAATCACAATGCCGGTGCTGGTTGCTGCCATAGCACGGTCACACAGCCATAGCATTTCCAGCACGTGCCGGTGTTCGGAGGTTTCTGATATGTTTTTGAGCATAGCTGAGCCGCTTATGAAGGTTAAATCCGAGAGATCGTGCGTAGTGATGCGTGCCCCTTCTCTTAGATGTTAAACAAATGTAAAAAAAATTAAAAGCGATTAAACAACGACAACCGAAAAAAAAGAAAGCCCGTACCAGCAGGCTTTCTTTTTGTTTGTATTATCTTAACTAATCTTAGGCTGTTCAGAACTCAGAACTCAACCTTACGCACCTTTGCCCAAATCAGCCACACTCACTAATCCTTGGGTTGGTTCGCCTAATTTAGGTGCGATAAAGCCAGAGTAGAGGCGTTCTCGCTGTTGCGCCACCACCGGCAGCGCATCGCGGACATTTGCCGCCACTTCGACTACCTTCACATCGTAGGTTTGAGTGGCAATTTTGGGATACAAGCCAATTCCGATAATCGGAAGGATCAGGCACAGCGTAATCAAAATTTCACGCGGTTTGGCATCCACAAGCAACCAAGGATCAATCGTTAGCTGGGCATTTTCTGGCCCATAAAAGACTCGGCGCAACATTGAGAGTAAATAAACCGGCGTGGCAATTAATCCAACTGCAGCCAACACGATCACCACTGCTTTGAAGGTGGGATTAAACGCATCACTGGTTGCGAAGCCGAGGAATACCGTCAATTCACCGATAAATCCGCTCATTCCGGGTAATGCCAGAGATGCCATTGAGCCGGCGGTGAATAAGGCAAACACTTTGGGCATCGATTTAGCCATGCCGCCCATTTTTTCCATCGCCAGCGTGTGGGTACGTTCGTAAGTTACACCTGAGAGGAAGAACAGCGCGGCTGCAATTAAACCGTGGGAAAGCATTTGCAGGATCGCGCCGGTGAGTCCGACATCGGTTAAGGAGGCGATACCGATGAGAACAAAACCCATGTGGGAAATCGAGGAACAAGCCAGCCGGCGCTTAAGATTATCTTGAGCGAAGGCGGTTAAAGCCCCGTAAACAATATTGACGACACCGAGGATTGCTAAAACCGGCGCGAAGTAAATGTGGGCGTGAGGCAGCATCTCAACGTTCATGCGGATCAACGCATAGCCACCCATTTTCAATAAAACGCCGGCCAAAATCATCGACACGGGGGCTGAAGCTTCGCCATGTGCATCGGGTAGCCAAGTGTGCAGAGGGAAGATCGGCAGTTTAACTCCGAAGGCAATCAGTAAAGCCGCGTAAAGTAACACTTCCAACGACATGGGGAAATATTTCTGTCCAATTTCCGCCATATCGAAGGTGACATTACTGCCATAGAAGGCCATTGTCAGGCCGGCTAGCAGGATAAAAATTGACCCTAAAGCTGTGTAAAGAATGAATTTTGTTGCCGCATACTGGCGCTTTGGGCCGCCCCAAATGGAAATTAGCAAGTACACCGGCACTAACTCTAGTTCCCACATCAGGAAGAACAGAAGCATATCCTGGGCGGCAAACACCCCAATCTGGGCGCTGTACATGGCCAGCATCAGGAAGTAAAACAAGCGCGGCTTGGTGGTGACGTTCCAACCGGCCAGCATTGCCAAGGTGGTGACTAAGCCGGTTAAGACAATCAGCGGCATCGAGAGTCCATCCACCGCTACCGACCAATTTAGCCCTAGTTGCGGCACCCAGGCATAGGTTTCAGCGAGTTGAAAGTCTGGATTTTGTAAATCGTAGTGTTGCCAAAAGGCATAGACAGTCAGCGCCAAGTCTGCTAAACCAGCCCCCAAGGCATACCAGCGAACGGTTTTGCCGTTCTTATCCGGTATGAAGGGGATAGCGAGGGCAGCGATTAGGGGCAACAAAATAATAGTGCTTAGCCAGGGCATTTCCATGAGCGGCATGATTGAGAATAAATACCTATTCCATACTTGTTTTATTTTATTAAGTTAGATGAACTTTTGTAAAGGAAAGTTCACGCTAAAAAACAATCTTTATATTTCGCTGGGCTGATAAAAGAGCCGATTTCAGGCAAATCAAGGAGTTTTCCGCTTGATTAGTGCTAAATTATGGTATTGTAAACATATTATTTTACGGTTTTATTAATGAATTTATGGAAGAAATTTTCAATAATAAATTAAACGGGATTTTATAAATTAAGTTTTGTAAAGAATCGATAAAGTAAAAAAAGACGGTAGCTTTTGCTACCGCTGTGGGAAAAAATAGGCCAATTTGTCAACGACAGTTAGGAGAATCTTGCTCCTTGGGTGTCAAGCTTTACTGACATAACTTCAGCGCTAACGCCCTGTTGCGCCCACGCTGCCTTCATTGCAGTTGCAACTGATTCACCCAATTGCGTCTCAACAAGCGCCAAAAGCGTTGGCCCAGCGCCGCTAATCACCATGCCATAAGCACCGGCATCCAAAGCAGCCGCAAACACGGCTTCGTAACCGGCAATCAAAGCTTGTCGATAAGGTTGGTGGATGCGATCTTGCATTGCTGCGCGTAGCCAACTGCCGGTGCCGGTTTCTAAGCCGCGCAACAATAAACCAAGATGGGCAGTATTGAAAATCGCATCAGCACGAGAATAATTTGCCGGCAAAACCCGCCGCGCTTCTGCAGTAGAAAGTTCAAAATCGGGAATCGCCACCACCGGCACAATATTAGAATGCCAGGGAATCTCACAAATTTCCCAGCCGCCGTCTGATGATGCTGTCGCCGCGAGACGGCAACCACCCAAAAGTGCCGGCACCACATTATCTGGGTGTCCCTCCATTGCGATTGCCAACTGCATCACTTCAATTTCACTTAAAGGCGCACCGGCAAGCTGATTCGCACCTACTAAGCCGCCAACAATCGCGGTTGCGGAACTGCCTAAACCTCTGGCGAGGGGAACGCCTAACGCAATCTCAATATGGACTGCCGGCGGCGTTTGACCGAGTTTTTGGTAAAGCTGCACAAATGCCTGATAAGCCAGATTGCTCTCATCTGTCTTAACTCGATCAGCCTCGATGCCGGTGACACTAATTTTAAGCGCCGGTTCATTTGTATCGAGACGGGTGAACTGAAATTGATTGTAAAGCGTTAAAGCGGCCCCAATGCAATCAAAACCCGGCCCTAAGTTAGCAGTAGTAGCCGGCACGCTAACAGTAACGGTGGAAACAGCAGACATCCTTTCAACACTCAATAATCAATCTACCAGCATCCCATGTAGATGCTCATCCGTCATCTTTGCCGGCGCTGAACTCACCTGCATCCGCATCTCACAACTTTGCTTGATAGGAATTTCTATCACAAACTCAGCCCCTTGTCCGACTTCTGAGAAGCACTGCAACTGCCCGTAGTGCTTGTCTACAACGATTTGATAACTAATAGATAATCCCAAGCCGGTGCCCTCACCGCTTGGTTTAGTCGTGAAGAAGGGGTCAAACAATCGTTTTTTGACGCTTGCCGGCATTCCCGGCCCATTATCCTTAATACTGACTCTTACCCAATCAAAGTTGATAACTTGCGTAGAAATTGTAATCCTAGTCGGGAAATTTTTAATCTCAATTGGAGCGCGATTTTTGTTAGACTGGTTCAAGGCATCAATGGCATTGTTGATGATATTCATAAATACCTGATTGAGTTGGCCGGCATAGCATTCTACCTTGGGCAAATCCCCATATTCCTTAACAATTTCTATAGCAGGTCGCTCTCCGTTAGCCTTGAGGCGATTCTGCAAAATCATGATTGTGCTATCAATTCCTTCATGAATATCCACCAACTTCTTTTCCGCTTCATCAACGCGTGAAAAATTTCGCAACGTCAGTACAATTTGGCGAATTCGCTCAGCCCCAACTTGCATTGAACAAAGCATTTTTGGCAAATCTTCTATTAAAAAATCAAGTTCAATTTCTTCAATTTCATTTTGAATTTTAGGAGCGGGAGATGGATAGCACTGCTGGTACAAAGCGATTAAACCCAGTAAACTTTTAGCCGTTTTGCTTACGTGAGATAGATTGCCATAAATAAAGTTTACTGGGTTATTAATTTCGTGAGCCACTCCCGCAACTAATTGACCGAGAAGGGACATTTTCTCGGTTTGAATTAATTGCCCTTGGGTTCGCCGTAAATCTTGCAAAGCTTGTTCTAGGTTGGTTGCTTGTTCTCTCGCGATGGCTTCTGAGCGTTGTAACTTTTTCTGTTGTTCTTGTCGCTCGCGTAAGTTTTCTTTTAGCTGCTGTACGCACTGCCATGTTTTGTTAATCGTAAGTTCTAAATCGTGAAAATCAATCGGTTTATTTAAAAAATCAAAAGCTCCGCAATTCATCGCCTTTCTGATATTTCTCATATCGCCGTAGGCGGACATAACCACTATTTTAATCGTGGGATTTGCCTCATTCAGTTCAGCGAGCAAAGCTAAACCATCCATCACCGGCATATTAAGGTCGGTTAGTACCATGTCTGTGTCTGGATGCTCTTTCAATTTTTCCAACGCATCTACACCATTTTGGGCAAAAATTAGCTGCCATTCTTTTAGAAAAACCTTTTTTTTAAATTTTTGACGAATTAGCAGCTCTAGATCGGGTTCATCATCTACAAATAAAATTTTTATTGACACAAGTCGCTCCCTAAACAGCCGGATTTTAAGAAATTTATAAACTGAATATTTTTTCTTTTAAAGTTCCAAAATCAACTGGTTTCGTGATATAATCATCCGCTCCGGTTGCTTTTGCTATTTGATAATTTTCCTCATCGCTATAAGCGGTAATCATAAATACTTTTAACTCGGAAAAGTCTTGTTTGATAATTTTGAGGAGTTCTATCCCGTTCATCCCTGGCATATTAATATCTGAGAGAATCAGGACTACGGCGGCTTTTCCCTGGCTTTGCAAATACTCTATCGCCGTCTCTGCCGAGAGGAAAAAAATAAATTCAACTTGGCCGGCTTTAATTTCCTTTCTAAATTTTTGCTTGAACAGCGATTGAATATCTTCCTCATCATCTACAACAATTATTTTCATGGGTAACCTCTCCTAATTTAAATCGGCTTTTTCGGCAAAACAATAATAAACTCCGCATACTGCTCGGCTTCTGATTCGACCCTCAGTTCTCCTCGATGCTGCCCGACGATAATATCGTGACTGATCGATAAACCTAAGCCGGTTCCTTCTCCTGCCGGCTTCGTTGTAAAAAACGGATTGAAAATTTTATCTCGCACTTCTGACGTCATCCCTTTGCCATTATCGCGGATGCGAATTTCCACTCGATTTTCCAGATTTTGAGTTTTGACATCCAGCAAAGGTGAAAAATCATTTCCCAGGGTTTGTTTCTTTTTATGAGTTGAATAGCAAGCGTTGTTGATAATGTTCAAGAAAACACGGCTGATATCTTGCGGTACAACTTCTACTTGCCCAATTTCATTATCATACGCGGTTGTGATTGTAATGTTAAAATCAGCCTCCTTTGCCCGCATCCCGTGATAGCTAAGATTGACATATTCTGCAAGCAGCTTATTAATATCAGTTGGTTCCCAGTGACCACTTTGCCCGCGAGAATGCAAAAGCATATTACTGACAATGCTATCAGCTCTTTGACCGTGATGATTAATTTTTTGCAGATTTTGTTGGAGGTCATTTAACAGCTCACCTAGATAGTCAGTTGTATTGGCATCCAATCGCTCAGCTTGATTTTCAATTTCTTCAAACAGTTCTTGTGCTAATTCCACAGAAAGTTCAGAGAAATTGTTGACAAAGTTTAAAGGATTTCTAATTTCGTGAGCAATGCCGGCGGTTAAACTTCCTAAAGAAGCCAGCTTTTCTTGCACGACAATCTGGTTTTGCATCGCCCTGAGATTTTCTTCCGCCCGCTGGCGTTCTTGTATTTCCGTCTGCAATTGCTCAACAGTTTGCCTGAGTTCATTTGTGCGCTTTTCAACGCGGCTTTCTAGCTTCTCATTCGCTTTTTGCAGCGCCTCCTCAGCCTGCTTGCGCTCGGTGATATCGCGTAAAATCACCACATATTCTTGTAAATCCCGGTTTGAAGCTGAAGCGTCTTGGAAGAATCGGTCTGAAATCGCAACTTCAAGAATGCGTGACGTTTTATCAGGCTGGTTTAAAGTTTGTTCGCTACGACTGAGCCACTCATCTGGCTCATTCGCCAATCCGGGCAGTAGTTGGTTTAGCTGATGCCTAATTAACTGGCCGGCTGTTACGTCAAACAAGCGCTCAGCAGCTGGGTTTGCATTACGAATCACACCGTTTTCATCCAGCACCACAATGGCGTCGAGGGCAATGATAAAGAGCTGTTCCGCTGCCTCTCGTGCTTCGTCCATCGCCACAACCTGGGGTAAGCTCGTCCAGCAGGCGATTGCCACCCCAACAAATGCCATGATCAGCAGTAGCACGACTAAAAGCGGAGAGCCAAATGCAGAGGTAGCATTTAATTTGATGCCGAGCACCCAACTAACAGTAACGGCACTGCAGATCAGTATGATCAGGACGACCACTTCAAGCGCCACAAAATCTACTGCTTGAGCATGAACTCGCGCCTTGTAACGCTGAATCCACCAGGCTGGATGAAAGGGCGCAAATGCAATGCGACGCATCGCCCTGTCCGCAGCTAAGATCGCCAGGGGAAACAGGAACCCTATGAGAAACTCTTGCCAACCCCAAGCAGATCCGCCAACAACCAAAATAACGATTTCTATTAAAAACAAGCCCAGCGCCAACCTGGAAAGCAAGACCTCCGGCCTACCTCGGCGCAGCCACAGTCCCAAATGGACTAACATGATCGAGACAAACCAACCAATATTACTGACGATCACGATCTGGGGCACATTTCCCCAAAGTAGACAGAGGAGACTGAGCAATAACGTCAGTACAATAGCCGGCCCTAGGACACCCCGGCGGGACACAACAGCGAAGACGGGTGAAATGTGTCCATCCAAGGCGAGTTGGTACAGCATACGGGGGCAGTTGGAAACCACCGTCGCGCAGCTGAGAAGGCTGCTAGCGACAATCAGGAAGGTTAAAATCAATAAACCTGACTGACCCCAGAAAGGTCGAGAAGCGGCTAACAGGATCAAGACAGGATCTTCACCCAGTTCTGGATTGCTAGCCAAACGCATGACTACCCACGATCCCCCCAAAAATATCGGCGGCATCAGCCAAGCAGCAAGGCTCAAAAACCGCAATGTTTCAGCCGGCCGGCGGCTATCGGCGACAAACGCAGAGCTAGATTCACAAGCGTACACTGCGTAGGTTGAGAAGAAGAACCACTTAGCCCAGTCCACAAAGGTGAGGCTTGGCCAACTGGTAGGGAAAAAGCCGGGACTGTTAGGGGAAAAAGCTAACCAGCCCAAACCTTGCACAATAAAGACCAATAGCAGTCCGAGCGCCGGAATGATGAAAAATGAGTGCAAGATACTTAAGGCGCGGGTGCCGCTAAACGCCACAATAAACGCGAGCACTGTGAAGCCAATTTTGAGGATGGGATCGGGAAAGCTAATGCCCAAAGGTTCAAGGTGAACCTTGATTAGCTCTGTCAGGACAACGGCGTTAATTGGCAGAGTCGATACCCAGCTAAAAAAGTATCCGATCGCTGCATAGCGTCCTAGCCTCGGATAATTCCTCAGCAATCGGGTGGCATAGTTAGGCGTTCCCCCTGCTATGTCAGGAAAATGCTCTCCTAAGCGTTTAACTTGCAAGTTGAGCAACATACCAACTATTACTCCAGGCAACCAGACGAAAATGGCTTGAGGGCCAATAGCTGCGTGGATTACTGGAGCAATACTAAGCCAGGAGAGATGAGCGGTCAGGCCAAAGCCCCAGGTTTCTATAGGACTTAAGGTTCGGTGGAGGCGCATGGGAGCGCGCTTATGAGGTTCTCTACACTGCTCTAGGTGAGATGGTTGTAAGTGGGAGTTGTTGGGAGGTTCGTATTGGGTTTCTACCGGCATCAATTTTACCTACCGTCTTCTGTAAAACACAGTTGCTACTCTGTTGGGCAATACAGCCGATTTCAATCTTTATAAAATGACAGCGTCACGATTAATATCGTTGTTTAGAGTTTCCCTAGCTATTGCTTGGTAACGGTTAAATTGTTAATTTTGTATTGTATTTTTTATAAATTGCTGAGTTCGGTTAATTTCCATTTTGGCACATAGACGCAGAATAAACTTTGTCTTACCCTGTGGCCGGCTTTGAGTCGAATATGTGAGGTTAGCCCTATTGTCTGGCAATTGCCACAAAATATTTTGAGCTTTGTTTACTTCAGACAAACGAGGGTTTGCACATTGCAAAGTAAGCGCGATCTGTGCTGAGAGTCCCAGAACAAGTTCTTGGAGTTCATTCTTGTTAATTTAAACTTTCTCAATAAAATTTGAATCAGGATAATTACGCAGTCTAGTAATTTAATTTCATTTGTTATAGAATACCGAGTGAGATAAAACTGAAGTCGGTAACCTCTGGGACAACGCGAACAGTATGAAGCCGGTTCAAACGTTCCCTAAACTACAGCTAGTTTGCCGGCAGTGATTGTGAAAACAATTGAAGTCCCTGATTGTTAATCAATAGATTACCAAAAAAGTAAGCTGCCCCAAGCAAATCACTTGAATGGGCAACTTTTACGGCGCTCGCTTGCCTTGTTAATTAGAGCTATTTTTCTATCAGCAATCGGGTGGGCGAAGCGGAGTTCCGAATTGCCCACCGCAGAGAGTTCTGCTAAAAGTTGCTGTAATCCGTGATCGCGCTTTTCATCCGCTCAATCACATCAGGCACCGGCATCGAACCTAATTCCCCAGAAGCACGGGTGCGAATGCTGAGGCTATTTGAAGAAACCTCCTTCTCTCCCACCACTGCCATCACGGGAATTTTATCCTTCTCTGCATTGCGAATGAGTTTACCCAAACGCT
Above is a genomic segment from Microcoleus sp. FACHB-68 containing:
- a CDS encoding NAD(P)H-quinone oxidoreductase subunit 4, whose amino-acid sequence is MPLMEMPWLSTIILLPLIAALAIPFIPDKNGKTVRWYALGAGLADLALTVYAFWQHYDLQNPDFQLAETYAWVPQLGLNWSVAVDGLSMPLIVLTGLVTTLAMLAGWNVTTKPRLFYFLMLAMYSAQIGVFAAQDMLLFFLMWELELVPVYLLISIWGGPKRQYAATKFILYTALGSIFILLAGLTMAFYGSNVTFDMAEIGQKYFPMSLEVLLYAALLIAFGVKLPIFPLHTWLPDAHGEASAPVSMILAGVLLKMGGYALIRMNVEMLPHAHIYFAPVLAILGVVNIVYGALTAFAQDNLKRRLACSSISHMGFVLIGIASLTDVGLTGAILQMLSHGLIAAALFFLSGVTYERTHTLAMEKMGGMAKSMPKVFALFTAGSMASLALPGMSGFIGELTVFLGFATSDAFNPTFKAVVIVLAAVGLIATPVYLLSMLRRVFYGPENAQLTIDPWLLVDAKPREILITLCLILPIIGIGLYPKIATQTYDVKVVEVAANVRDALPVVAQQRERLYSGFIAPKLGEPTQGLVSVADLGKGA
- a CDS encoding response regulator; amino-acid sequence: MKIIVVDDEEDIQSLFKQKFRKEIKAGQVEFIFFLSAETAIEYLQSQGKAAVVLILSDINMPGMNGIELLKIIKQDFSELKVFMITAYSDEENYQIAKATGADDYITKPVDFGTLKEKIFSL
- a CDS encoding ATP-binding protein gives rise to the protein MSIKILFVDDEPDLELLIRQKFKKKVFLKEWQLIFAQNGVDALEKLKEHPDTDMVLTDLNMPVMDGLALLAELNEANPTIKIVVMSAYGDMRNIRKAMNCGAFDFLNKPIDFHDLELTINKTWQCVQQLKENLRERQEQQKKLQRSEAIAREQATNLEQALQDLRRTQGQLIQTEKMSLLGQLVAGVAHEINNPVNFIYGNLSHVSKTAKSLLGLIALYQQCYPSPAPKIQNEIEEIELDFLIEDLPKMLCSMQVGAERIRQIVLTLRNFSRVDEAEKKLVDIHEGIDSTIMILQNRLKANGERPAIEIVKEYGDLPKVECYAGQLNQVFMNIINNAIDALNQSNKNRAPIEIKNFPTRITISTQVINFDWVRVSIKDNGPGMPASVKKRLFDPFFTTKPSGEGTGLGLSISYQIVVDKHYGQLQCFSEVGQGAEFVIEIPIKQSCEMRMQVSSAPAKMTDEHLHGMLVD
- the thrB gene encoding homoserine kinase codes for the protein MSAVSTVTVSVPATTANLGPGFDCIGAALTLYNQFQFTRLDTNEPALKISVTGIEADRVKTDESNLAYQAFVQLYQKLGQTPPAVHIEIALGVPLARGLGSSATAIVGGLVGANQLAGAPLSEIEVMQLAIAMEGHPDNVVPALLGGCRLAATASSDGGWEICEIPWHSNIVPVVAIPDFELSTAEARRVLPANYSRADAIFNTAHLGLLLRGLETGTGSWLRAAMQDRIHQPYRQALIAGYEAVFAAALDAGAYGMVISGAGPTLLALVETQLGESVATAMKAAWAQQGVSAEVMSVKLDTQGARFS
- a CDS encoding ATP-binding protein, yielding MRLHRTLSPIETWGFGLTAHLSWLSIAPVIHAAIGPQAIFVWLPGVIVGMLLNLQVKRLGEHFPDIAGGTPNYATRLLRNYPRLGRYAAIGYFFSWVSTLPINAVVLTELIKVHLEPLGISFPDPILKIGFTVLAFIVAFSGTRALSILHSFFIIPALGLLLVFIVQGLGWLAFSPNSPGFFPTSWPSLTFVDWAKWFFFSTYAVYACESSSAFVADSRRPAETLRFLSLAAWLMPPIFLGGSWVVMRLASNPELGEDPVLILLAASRPFWGQSGLLILTFLIVASSLLSCATVVSNCPRMLYQLALDGHISPVFAVVSRRGVLGPAIVLTLLLSLLCLLWGNVPQIVIVSNIGWFVSIMLVHLGLWLRRGRPEVLLSRLALGLFLIEIVILVVGGSAWGWQEFLIGFLFPLAILAADRAMRRIAFAPFHPAWWIQRYKARVHAQAVDFVALEVVVLIILICSAVTVSWVLGIKLNATSAFGSPLLVVLLLIMAFVGVAIACWTSLPQVVAMDEAREAAEQLFIIALDAIVVLDENGVIRNANPAAERLFDVTAGQLIRHQLNQLLPGLANEPDEWLSRSEQTLNQPDKTSRILEVAISDRFFQDASASNRDLQEYVVILRDITERKQAEEALQKANEKLESRVEKRTNELRQTVEQLQTEIQERQRAEENLRAMQNQIVVQEKLASLGSLTAGIAHEIRNPLNFVNNFSELSVELAQELFEEIENQAERLDANTTDYLGELLNDLQQNLQKINHHGQRADSIVSNMLLHSRGQSGHWEPTDINKLLAEYVNLSYHGMRAKEADFNITITTAYDNEIGQVEVVPQDISRVFLNIINNACYSTHKKKQTLGNDFSPLLDVKTQNLENRVEIRIRDNGKGMTSEVRDKIFNPFFTTKPAGEGTGLGLSISHDIIVGQHRGELRVESEAEQYAEFIIVLPKKPI